A portion of the Caenorhabditis elegans chromosome III genome contains these proteins:
- the K02D10.8 gene encoding uncharacterized protein (Confirmed by transcript evidence) produces MMSFSPFFFIFLSIFSLFLMVDHSNSHLIPPKISDSSNSNPTHLTENLIACGSSFCDPEFCEKSANKEKIIFECQMKEQ; encoded by the exons ATGATGTCCTTTTCTCCgttctttttcatatttctttcaattttttcacttttcctgATGGTCGATCACAGT aattcccaTCTGATCCCTCCGAAGATCAGTGATTCCAGCAATTCGAACCCAACACATTTGACTGAAAACCTTA tTGCTTGTGGATCGTCCTTCTGTGATCCTGAATTCTGCGAGAAATCAgcgaataaagaaaaaatcatatttgaaTGCCAAATGAAAGAACAATAA
- the ztf-1 gene encoding Heterogeneous nuclear ribonucleoprotein C homolog (Confirmed by transcript evidence) has product MSEALETGDPSPPPPIVSENGKTYYYLNSQESQAPNTPSPQEVPPKKMTNLFESGPLVYEDVAADIEAVTERASRRHYENKMVVKNSREMFDNVNILPDGRYYCCLCNRPYKTHATLTAHLRGYHLRNESSCDEPGCNFLSFTDQEKKRHRRTHDKKKKERNSQESMVIHEKIQKAVRRLDYPGEDELRDHLNGSTEVQGTIRTMTKKGKIRYACLKCPHSVFNAYHAARHVEMHNDFPKNCFYCGEIRKGTVDLQVHYMRVHKHEGIRTFKCSVCHLRFTTTILFRDHVECENGCQNPEIRQDIYYGELPEGTIVDDLTQDRLQNFRKRQEIWKTMGQMVEEHRTDVHEEIVGESSVQAGDTTVFDGSRAFIQTPFGLKTALEVKNTSRFCPRSGKRTSDDDLMITNKKRERLEMAPNLHFHQDIIHRLPTSTTTQRQNNAFQNEYLRPPVSYGYDPLIGRYPDFQLMSQSSLPSSSASSSSYDPFATAVYQDSDRNPMQPNDQHICDMNNVGAYETANFGLDNSSDLVVNEATIASNLMVNEVEDEVFEELNKLDFVMPADDGNDNDDDLEEVFNFGNVA; this is encoded by the exons atgagCGAAGCACTTGAGACCGGTGATCCTTCGCCACCACCTCCAATCGTTtccgaaaatggaaaaacataTTATTATCTGAATTCTCAAGAATCACAAGCTCCTAATACACCTTCTCCACAGGAAGTCCCACCtaaaaaaatgacgaatttgtttgaaagtgGACCTTTGGTTTATGAAGATGTTGCAGCCGACATTGAAGCTGTTACCGAGCGTGCTTCTCGGAGGCACTACGAAAATAAAATGGTAGTAAAGAATTCGCGGGAAATGTTTGATAATGTT AATATCTTACCTGATGGACGATACTATTGCTGCCTTTGTAATCGTCCGTATAAAACACATGCCACATTGACAGCTCATCTGAGAGGATATCATTTGCGAAATGAAAGTTCTTGTGATGAACCAGGCTGTAATTT cttgtCGTTCACAGATCAAGAAAAGAAGAGACATCGGAGAACACatgataaaaagaaaaaagaaagaaattcTCAAGAATCTATG gtaatccatgaaaaaatacaaaaagctGTGAGAAGATTGGACTATCCAGGTGAAGATGAGCTTCGGGACCACTTAAACGGTTCAACTGAGGTCCAAGGCACAATTAGGACAATG accaaaaaaggaaaaataagaTACGCCTGCCTTAAATGTCCTCATTCAGTCTTCAACGCTTACCATGCAGCTCGGCACGTTGAAATGCATAA tgaCTTCCCTAAAAATTGCTTCTACTGTGGTGAGATTCGAAAAGGAACGGTTGATCTTCAAGTTCATTATATGAGAGTTCACAAACATGAAGGAATTCGCACTTTTAAGTGCTCAGTTTGTCATCT ACGTTTCACCACAACGATTCTCTTCCGAGATCACGTCGAATGTGAAAATG GTTGCCAAAATCCCGAAATTCGACAAGATATATATTATGGGGAACTTCCAGAAGGAACAATAGTTGATGATCTCACTCAGg atcgcttacaaaactttcgaaaaagaCAAGAAATATGGAAGACAATGGGACAGATGGTTGAGGAACATCGCACTGATGTACACGAAGAAATAGTTGGAGAAAGTAGTGTACAAGCAGGCGATACTACTGTTTTTGATGGATCCCGTGCATTTATTCAAACTCCATTTGGTCTTAAGACTGCTTTGGAAGTT AAAAACACCTCTCGCTTTTGCCCACGTTCCGGTAAGCGAACCAGTGATGATGATTTAATGATAACAAATAAGAAACGAGAACGATTGGAAATGGCACCAAATCTTCATTTCCATCAAGATATTATTCACCGACTTCCGACATCAACAACAACTCAACGACAAAAT aaCGCCTTCCAAAACGAATACCTTCGTCCGCCAGTGTCCTACGGTTATGATCCACTTATTGGAAGATATCCAG ATTTCCAACTGATGTCCCAATCTTCACTTCCATCCTCATCTGCTAGTTCGAGTTCCTATGACCCATTTGCAACTGCAGTTTATCAAGATTCGGATCGCAATCCAATGCAACCGAATGATCAACACATTTGTGATATGAATAATGTTGGGGCATATGAAACTGCTAATTTTGGTTTGG aCAACTCATCGGATCTTGTCGTCAACGAAGCAACAATTGCATCAAATCTAATGGTGAATGAGGTTGAAGATGAAGTTTTTGAGGAGCTGAATAAACTGGACTTTG tcatgCCAGCCGATGATGGAAatgataatgatgatgatttGGAGGAAGTTTTCAACTTCGGAAATGTtgcctaa
- the F54F2.14 gene encoding uncharacterized protein (Partially confirmed by transcript evidence) yields MISSQMSCQCGMCFIRTITKAAIVSSIRWDFLWRRCIRSL; encoded by the exons ATGATATCCTCTCAGATGAGCTGTCAATGTGGCATGTGTTTTATACGGACGATTACAAAGGCAGCAATAGTATCGTCCATCAG GTGGGACTTCCTGTGGAGAAGGTGTATTAGGAGCTTGTGA
- the zfp-1 gene encoding Zinc finger protein zfp-1 (Confirmed by transcript evidence), with the protein MGKRSVSMFLIDISLFLLLGTLIVACTVKKEKIKERHNHNRTLLKRTVGGKRKDTGHRHRTSTIPPRDKSSLHAPTVKNGNSLSAVEPNGRIKIGYRLSPSVKKGEIVAPKATVTPAVNTRKPINEAISEGIILDPTYFKNGGNLDSKSPKNQKLAEELQQFIDNPGLGSNETSTLTDDNDVPRVVAVPSQCKMFETTNQPTNSQLLLNSE; encoded by the exons ATGGGAAAACGTTCAGTCTCAATGTTTCTCATCGACATTTCCCTGTTCCTCTTGTTGGGAACGTTAATCGTTGCTTGCACAGTCAAGAAAGAGAAGATAAA AGAACGTCATAACCACAATAGAACATTGCTAAAGAGAACAGTTGGAGGAAAGAGAAAAGATACAGGACATCGGCACAGGACATCGACAATTCCACCACGGGACAAGTCGTCGTTGCACGCACCGAccgtgaaaaatggaaacagtTTGTCCGCAGTTGAACCCAACGGACGTATCAAA atcggTTACCGTCTGTCACCTTCAGTCAAAAAGGGAGAAATTGTCGCTCCAAAAGCAACCGTCACTCCAGCAG tgaatacTCGTAAACCAATCAACGAAGCTATTTCGGAAGGAATTATTCTGGACCcaacttattttaaaaatggaggAAATCTGGATTCG AAGTCgccgaaaaaccaaaaacttgcCGAAGAACTTCAACAATTCATTGACAATCCTGGTCTTGGTTCAAATGAGACATCCACTCTTACAGATGATAATGACGTGCCACGG GTTGTCGCCGTTCCATCACAGTGTAAAATGTTTGAGACAACCAACCAACCAACCAACTCTCAATTGCTCTTGAACTCTGAATAA
- the zfp-1 gene encoding Zinc finger protein zfp-1 (Confirmed by transcript evidence) — MKEMVGGCCVCADENGWTDNPLIYCDGENCEVAVHQGCYGIQEVPEGEWFCAKCTKASAMMPGSINEATFCCQLCPFDYGALKKTDRNGWAHVICALYIPEVRFGNVHSMEPVILNDVPTDKFNKLCYICNEERPNDAKKGACMSCNKSTCKRSFHVTCAQRKGLLCEEGAISRNVKYCGYCENHLKKAINDPAIKVIPACPPVQRLSKEQDKKKTVLLTSLPLPPPAPRLHMLADPLPIKSNKVNNVLGLGSAINAVSLEERPASGSTVNSGIFVPPPTAFSPPLTTSSRSSVAQDPSPPLTINKNSLSSSGPLIPSTAHLSATTASATPIMANGSTLPPSSETTVGTHCLQQLQIQSAAAAAITQNQIGPSELNGYPAASQLSSFMHEIPARNTTSVASLLPPGAAEYHLNGSGDEEKTVKAVLTAPLTKAKRIRDSKNDMMDKTHKRPRANARPPAVLGSMSSGSSGGTVGKSPSMQRLQNLVAPIVSETVTDFQRDRVADRTAAERRAAAAQSQPSTSTNGGPNVTIPAVVEVHTNSTNSTNHQNNGLTQNAPASTSMQAGTSSNDGVISQNGTSSTSQSNRLNLPSFMEQLLERQWDQGSSLLMANAHFDVAQLLSCLFQLKSENFRLEENLSGLRKRRDHLFALNSRLAEVNTLDVSKRQRSDGLLLQQQIAHHLDPTSIVPKAEVHKQEPLSAPTSVPLPANHSSSLFEDIKAPKATYSRKTPSNIPLTVPLSTAATALTTTTAASSGAPVNSNIQNHRATPSTAGAPMAATPIMTAVTSANELAALSPERAQALLNMYRMPLDANVAAQLSMITNFPGQVNPSLFSRLLAVNMMNGGLQPNGQPLSALPPPTSATPNGK; from the exons atgaaggaGATGGTAGGTGGATGCTGCGTTTGTGCAGATGAGAATGGTTGGACAGACAATCCATTGATCTATTGTGATGGAGAGAATTGTGAAGTTGCAGTACATCAGG GATGTTATGGAATTCAAGAAGTACCCGAAGGCGAATGGTTTTGTGCAAAATGTACGAAAGCATCAGCTATGATGCCCGGCAGTATAAATGAGGCAACATTTTGTTGTCAATTGTGTCCGTTTGACTATGGagcattgaaaaaaactgatcgAAACGGATGGGCTCATGTAATTTGTGCACTTTACATTCCAGAAGTGCGATTTGGGAACGTACATAGTATGGAACCAGTCATATTAAATGATGTACCAACTGATAA aTTCAATAAACTGTGCTACATCTGCAATGAAGAACGTCCAAATGATGCGAAAAAAGGTGCATGTATGTCGTGTAACAAGTCGACGTGCAag aggagCTTTCACGTAACCTGTGCTCAGCGGAAAGGACTTTTATGTGAAGAAGGGGCAATAAGTCGGAATGTCAAGTATTGTGGTTATTGTGAAAATCATTTGAAGAAAGCG ataaacgaTCCTGCAATCAAAGTCATCCCAGCTTGTCCACCTGTTCAACGGCTCTCCAAAGAGCAggataaaaagaaaacagtaTTGCTGACATCACTGCCCCTACCACCGCCGGCACCCAGGTTGCATATGCTTGCGGACCCTCTTCCTATCAAGTCTAACAAAGTGAACAACGTACTCGGGCTCGGTTCAGCAATCAACGCGGTCTCCCTCGAAGAAAGGCCTGCATCTGGATCTACGGTTAATTCGGGGATCTTTGTACCCCCACCAACTGCCTTCTCACCTCCTTTGACTACGTCAAGTAGATCATCTGTGGCTCAGGATCCATCGCCTCCATTGACAATTAACAAGAATTCACTATCGTCGTCTGGTCCGTTGATTCCATCGACGGCACACTTATCAGCGACAACGGCTTCTGCTACACCGATTATGGCAAACGGAAGTACGCTTCCACCATCATCAGAAACTACCGTTGGAACCCATTGTCTACAACAGTTGCAAATTCAATCAGCTGCAGCAGCGGCGATCACCCAGAACCAGATTGGACCCAGTGAGCTGAACGGATATCCAGCAGCTAGTCAACTCTCGAGCTTCATG CACGAAATTCCTGCTCGAAATACGACAAGCGTCGCTAGTCTACTACCGCCAGGAGCCGCCGAATATCATTTAAATGGAAGTGGcgatgaagaaaaaactgtgaaaGCTGTTCTCACAGCTCCATTGACAAAAGCCAAAAGGATAcgtgattcaaaaaatgatatgaTGGATAAGACGCATAAAAGGCCGAGAGCTAACGCCAGGCCTCCAGCAGTTCTTGGTTCAATGTCCTCTGGATCTTCTGGTGGTACAGTAGGAAAGTCGCCGAGTATGCAAAGACTGCAAAACCTTGTGGCGCCAATTGTTTCGGAAACTGTTACCGATTTTCAACGAGATCGTGTCGCTGATCGAACCGCCGCTGAGAGAAGAGCAGCCGCTGCACAATCTCAACCATCCACGTCGACGAACGGAGGACCGAATGTGACGATTCCAGCTGTAGTAGAAGTTCATACGAATTCAACAAATTCAACAAATCATCAGAATAATGGACTTACTCAAAACGCGCCAGCGTCTACTTCAATGCAAGCTGGAACTAGTAGCAATg ATGGAGTTATTTCTCAAAACGGAACTTCATCCACTTCACAATCGAATCGACTCAATCTTCCATCATTCATGGAACAGCTGTTGGAACGACAATGGGATCAAGGATCAAGTCTTCTTATGGCAAATGCACATTTTGATGTTGCACAACTTTTGAGTTGTCTTTTCCAActaaagtctgaaaattttcgactcGAAGAAAACTTGTCTGGTCTTCGTAAACGACGAGATCATCTTTTTGCTTTGAACTCTCGATTGGCTGAAGTGAACACACTGGATGTTTCGAAACGACAAAGATCAGATGGATTACTTCTTCAACAACAAATTGCACATCACCTGGATCCAACATCGATTGTTCCGAAAGCTGAAGTACACAAACAAGAACCATTGTCTGCGCCTACGTCTGTCCCATTGCCTGCGAATCATAGCAGCTCTTTGTTTGAAGACATCAAGGCACCAAAAGCTACGTACAGCAGGAAAACTCCATCCAATATACCTCTAACTGTTCCACTGTCAACGGCTGCTACTGCATTGACTACGACTACCGCTGCATCATCAGGTGCTCCAGTTAACTCAAATATTCAGAATCACAG agCAACACCATCCACCGCTGGTGCTCCAATGGCTGCAACTCCCATCATGACTGCAGTTACATCTGCAAATGAATTAGCTGCACTCAGTCCGGAACGCGCACAAGCTCTTCTGAACATGTATCGCATGCCACTT GATGCCAACGTTGCTGCACAACTATCGATGATCACCAACTTCCCGGGCCAAGTCAATCCAAGTCTATTCTCACGACTTTTGGCTGTTAACATGATGAATGGAGGTCTCCAGCCAAATGGACAACCCCTTTCAGCTCTTCCACCACCAACATCTGCAACTCCGAATGGAAAATAA
- the F54F2.6 gene encoding uncharacterized protein (Predicted), with protein MKHKRMMLPHYVRVYVCVRTDGENEKAGQSEEYDDDDKEENKKRRRNNGRRGPPEKKKSRRGGEEQTQRII; from the coding sequence ATGAAGCACAAGAGAATGATGTTGCCTCACTATGTGCGTGTGTATGTATGTGTGCGTACGGACGgagaaaacgaaaaagcaGGACAAAGCGAGGAATACGACGATGACGATAAAGAGGAAAATAAGAAGCGCAGACGAAACAACGGCCGCCGGGGGCCACCCGAGAAAAAGAAGTCCAGAAGGGGCGGCGAAGAGCAGACGCAGAGAATCATCTAA
- the zfp-1 gene encoding Zinc finger protein zfp-1 (Confirmed by transcript evidence), with protein sequence MLADPLPIKSNKVNNVLGLGSAINAVSLEERPASGSTVNSGIFVPPPTAFSPPLTTSSRSSVAQDPSPPLTINKNSLSSSGPLIPSTAHLSATTASATPIMANGSTLPPSSETTVGTHCLQQLQIQSAAAAAITQNQIGPSELNGYPAASQLSSFMHEIPARNTTSVASLLPPGAAEYHLNGSGDEEKTVKAVLTAPLTKAKRIRDSKNDMMDKTHKRPRANARPPAVLGSMSSGSSGGTVGKSPSMQRLQNLVAPIVSETVTDFQRDRVADRTAAERRAAAAQSQPSTSTNGGPNVTIPAVVEVHTNSTNSTNHQNNGLTQNAPASTSMQAGTSSNDGVISQNGTSSTSQSNRLNLPSFMEQLLERQWDQGSSLLMANAHFDVAQLLSCLFQLKSENFRLEENLSGLRKRRDHLFALNSRLAEVNTLDVSKRQRSDGLLLQQQIAHHLDPTSIVPKAEVHKQEPLSAPTSVPLPANHSSSLFEDIKAPKATYSRKTPSNIPLTVPLSTAATALTTTTAASSGAPVNSNIQNHRATPSTAGAPMAATPIMTAVTSANELAALSPERAQALLNMYRMPLDANVAAQLSMITNFPGQVNPSLFSRLLAVNMMNGGLQPNGQPLSALPPPTSATPNGK encoded by the exons ATGCTTGCGGACCCTCTTCCTATCAAGTCTAACAAAGTGAACAACGTACTCGGGCTCGGTTCAGCAATCAACGCGGTCTCCCTCGAAGAAAGGCCTGCATCTGGATCTACGGTTAATTCGGGGATCTTTGTACCCCCACCAACTGCCTTCTCACCTCCTTTGACTACGTCAAGTAGATCATCTGTGGCTCAGGATCCATCGCCTCCATTGACAATTAACAAGAATTCACTATCGTCGTCTGGTCCGTTGATTCCATCGACGGCACACTTATCAGCGACAACGGCTTCTGCTACACCGATTATGGCAAACGGAAGTACGCTTCCACCATCATCAGAAACTACCGTTGGAACCCATTGTCTACAACAGTTGCAAATTCAATCAGCTGCAGCAGCGGCGATCACCCAGAACCAGATTGGACCCAGTGAGCTGAACGGATATCCAGCAGCTAGTCAACTCTCGAGCTTCATG CACGAAATTCCTGCTCGAAATACGACAAGCGTCGCTAGTCTACTACCGCCAGGAGCCGCCGAATATCATTTAAATGGAAGTGGcgatgaagaaaaaactgtgaaaGCTGTTCTCACAGCTCCATTGACAAAAGCCAAAAGGATAcgtgattcaaaaaatgatatgaTGGATAAGACGCATAAAAGGCCGAGAGCTAACGCCAGGCCTCCAGCAGTTCTTGGTTCAATGTCCTCTGGATCTTCTGGTGGTACAGTAGGAAAGTCGCCGAGTATGCAAAGACTGCAAAACCTTGTGGCGCCAATTGTTTCGGAAACTGTTACCGATTTTCAACGAGATCGTGTCGCTGATCGAACCGCCGCTGAGAGAAGAGCAGCCGCTGCACAATCTCAACCATCCACGTCGACGAACGGAGGACCGAATGTGACGATTCCAGCTGTAGTAGAAGTTCATACGAATTCAACAAATTCAACAAATCATCAGAATAATGGACTTACTCAAAACGCGCCAGCGTCTACTTCAATGCAAGCTGGAACTAGTAGCAATg ATGGAGTTATTTCTCAAAACGGAACTTCATCCACTTCACAATCGAATCGACTCAATCTTCCATCATTCATGGAACAGCTGTTGGAACGACAATGGGATCAAGGATCAAGTCTTCTTATGGCAAATGCACATTTTGATGTTGCACAACTTTTGAGTTGTCTTTTCCAActaaagtctgaaaattttcgactcGAAGAAAACTTGTCTGGTCTTCGTAAACGACGAGATCATCTTTTTGCTTTGAACTCTCGATTGGCTGAAGTGAACACACTGGATGTTTCGAAACGACAAAGATCAGATGGATTACTTCTTCAACAACAAATTGCACATCACCTGGATCCAACATCGATTGTTCCGAAAGCTGAAGTACACAAACAAGAACCATTGTCTGCGCCTACGTCTGTCCCATTGCCTGCGAATCATAGCAGCTCTTTGTTTGAAGACATCAAGGCACCAAAAGCTACGTACAGCAGGAAAACTCCATCCAATATACCTCTAACTGTTCCACTGTCAACGGCTGCTACTGCATTGACTACGACTACCGCTGCATCATCAGGTGCTCCAGTTAACTCAAATATTCAGAATCACAG agCAACACCATCCACCGCTGGTGCTCCAATGGCTGCAACTCCCATCATGACTGCAGTTACATCTGCAAATGAATTAGCTGCACTCAGTCCGGAACGCGCACAAGCTCTTCTGAACATGTATCGCATGCCACTT GATGCCAACGTTGCTGCACAACTATCGATGATCACCAACTTCCCGGGCCAAGTCAATCCAAGTCTATTCTCACGACTTTTGGCTGTTAACATGATGAATGGAGGTCTCCAGCCAAATGGACAACCCCTTTCAGCTCTTCCACCACCAACATCTGCAACTCCGAATGGAAAATAA
- the F54F2.7 gene encoding uncharacterized protein (Confirmed by transcript evidence), giving the protein MSGHSYASVVDRIYSRKSSELYDNIAYLHHPSGVTVVVLRNIPESEVVEVDFGTTKKHGADRSTNQVSGKGKKGALILQPDSKLCTFKCKDGSEHVVRAGVRGTLVEMNDRLKTTPDFIRTAPDNQGFIAIITYGAGVRETEGMGDDLPPKRLFLKS; this is encoded by the exons atgtCTGGACACTCATATGCTTCTGTAGTCGATCGaatttattcaagaaaaagttCGGAACTTTATGATAATATTGCATATCTTCATCATCCAAGTGGTGTCACCGTTGTCGTTCTTCGAAAT attCCTGAAAGTGAAGTTGTCGAAGTGGATTTTGGAACGACGAAGAAGCACGGCGCAGATCGTTCAACAAATCAAGTTtctggaaaaggaaaaaaa gGAGCTCTTATTCTACAACCCGACTCAAAATTGTGTACATTCAAATGCAAAGATGGTTCAGAGCATGTCGTGAGAGCAGGTGTTCGTGGAACTCTTGTTGAg atgaacGATCGCCTGAAAACTACACCAGATTTTATTAGAACAGCACCTGATAATCAG gGATTTATCGCGATTATCACCTACGGAGCCGGAGTACGTGAAACTGAAGGAATGGGAGATGACCTTCCTCCGAAAAGACTTTTCTTAAAGTCATGA
- the prx-19 gene encoding Putative peroxisomal biogenesis factor 19 (Confirmed by transcript evidence) — MTDETTQNIKDKTEEELAALLDQTLGEFTATPAPKPRTTDDELDELMASADQEAAQKAAKDFQKMLEQMVTLQEEAMKKAGADPSEGEGEQPLDPNDPEALAMMDALKQLMECSSNVANASNPEEFMAGLDMLRSPNSPMEPFMSMIMQTLASKEVMYPPLKEIFDNYPKYLEDNGAGLDAETKERYEKQFEVLGKICTEFEKQPELAEVQPVDAATQPAPEADPASIEHFEKLGKLLVELQQYGYPPKELVGALPDGWQIDESGLPKVADAAAATEACSIM, encoded by the exons GAGGAAGAGCTTGCCGCTTTGCTTGATCAAACTTTGGGAGAATTCACGGCGACACCAGC accaaaaCCACGTACAACAGATGATGAACTCGATGAACTGATGGCTTCAGCTGATCAAGAAGCTGCACAAAAAGCTGCGAAAGACTTCCAGAAAATGCTCGAACAAATGGTGACTCTGCAAGAAGAAGCCATGAAAAAAGCTGGAGCAGATCCATCAGAAGGAGAAGGAGAACAGCCACTTGATCCAAATGATCCAGAAGCTCTTGCAATGATGGATGCATTAAAACAACTTATGGAATGCTCATCAAATGTTGCAAATGCTAGCAACCCAGAAGAATTTATGGCTGGTCTTGATATGTTACGTTCTCCAAATTCTCCAATGGAGCCATTTATGAGCATGATTATGCAAACTCTAGCTTCAAAAGAAGTCATGTATCCCCCACttaaagaaattttcgataactATCCAAAGTATTTGGAGGATAACGGTGCTGGTTTAGATGCTGAAACAAAGGAACGATATGAGAAACAATTCGAG gTTCTTGGAAAAATCTGCACAGAATTCGAAAAACAACCAGAATTGGCCGAAGTTCAACCTGTAGACGCAGCCACTCAACCTGCTCCCGAAGCGGATCCAGCATCTATCGAACATTTTGAGAAGCTTGGAAAGTTGCTCGTCGAGCTCCAACAATACGGATATCCACCAAAAGAACTTGTTGGAGCACTTCCAGATGGATGGCAAATTGATGAGTCTGGTCTTCCGAAAGTTGCCGATGCTGCAGCAGCAACTGAAGCGTGCTCAATTATGTGA